Genomic window (Phragmites australis chromosome 5, lpPhrAust1.1, whole genome shotgun sequence):
ttctcaACACATTTTTATCACTGCTGGAGCTTTACTTATTGCTTATCACTTGTCTCTTTGCAGTGAGCGCAGATGAATATTTCTGGCAAGTTCTACTTTTGATCACGTTGGTGCTTTTCAGGATGAGCTCAAAGGTCATGATAACCTACAAGAGGAAGCGTGTTACCTCACGCGTGCATACAGCTGATGACACAGTTCTTAATTCATCTTCTGCTGCTTCTAGTTCCAGCAGTGTAGTTGTCAGCAGTTTACCCCCTAAGCTTGAGGCCCATGCCGAGAACAATGAGATAAACAAAGATAATTTTGTGAGGAATCTTGTCTTGTTTCCCTTCCTATTGATATTGTTATTTGATGCTACCTTCGTACTGTTGTTGCCACCTTCCTAAAGAGGGCATAAGGCTAGTTCTGATTTTCATGGGCATGAAACCTGCGGTGTCATATAGATATTTGTATTTAAATATGTCAATAGCTACAAATTTTCATGAATCATCATTGCCTTGAAAACATTATTATTAAACCAGGATATCCTCCAAAAAGACCCTTGATATACACGTGTGTTCTAAAAACTATATTATGTGCCCGAAAGTTTACTGGCTATATAATAACTTTTTACATGTTTGATCAGTCTTCTGTTTTATTGTGCCATCTTCTTTCTTGTCTGATATCTTTTCTCATCTGGGAAAATTGGCAGCCTACTTCTATAAAGCATCAGGGTGTCTGCAAGTcaatgcaacaaaacatcaaaGAAGAACTAGCTAAGCAAAGCACATGTGAACCAGAGAAAGGACAAAAGGAACTTCAGTTGTGTGAATCATTACCACAGAAAGAACACCCTGAAATTTGTTGTGCCACCATTCTCTCAACCGCAGGGACACATGATAATAATTTGCAATGCACTGATGACACAAATAATCCAATTCCTGTTTCAAGTTCTGTGTGTGATCCCATGCATGTTGATGGGATGACTAATTGTACAGAAGGTTCTAATACCTGTGCTCTTGTGGACATACATTCTCATCAAGAACCAAAAGATTCTGTCCGACTTGGCCAATGTAAGAATAGATTTAGTCCTCTGCTTACCTTTCGCAGGCgagttaaaaagaaaattaatttggACAAACCGGCAGAGGAAAATTGTTCACCAGACAACGACAAACAGTGCTCAACACTGACGTGCAGCCCACCAAGCTTGCAACTGAATGCTACACCATTGCTCAGACATATTGGTGGGAAATCTTCAGATATTGAAGATAAGGTATGCTTTTTTAAAACTCTTCTTCATGGCCCCTACCTTCTTTTACTTTTGCTTAGGGGCCTGGATTTTGATATAGTAATGAGGTGAATGTTGTCTAAATTGAATGAAAGGTTATTATGTCACCATTGTTTTAAATAGCATCACAATAGGTCTGTCCTTACTTGCTGGATTTagttattttaataattttattattattttctggCTCCGATGTTATGTTTTCAAGCATAAGTTGTGAAATGGGTGTGCGTATAATTTTAGGTTAGCTGGCAAACAAGAGAAGTCAGCTAGTTGTGGATTTCATAATGTATGTACAACATATAATCAATATACCAGTCTAGGAAGTCTGTAATCTAAGCTATACGGTAGATGTTCAGGCTTCAGGCGTTAAACGAGTGATATTATACACTTATTTGAaacatataataaaataaacttgCAAATAAACTCCACAAGAGACAAGTCATTGAAGCTACCAGAAATAGTGTAATGGTTAAAGGCTTCCAAAATAACCCATGCCACATTAAGCTATGTTTAATTTATTACCTCTACTTGAAGTGTTTGAAGTTAGAGCTCTTTCTATACTTTATCAGTGTTAAGAATGAGGAAAAAAAACTGTTGTCAGTTAAGGGATTTGTATCATTTTTATCCGGGTGTATTAGAAATCTTAACACCACACTATGCACGGCCTTTTGGTATCACGGCATAAATTTTGCTATACAAGGTAACACTAGGTAATGAAAGAGGTGACAACATATTTGTGCTGCTAAAGGTACCTATAATCTTTCACTTTATGCACCTTAGATGTAAAAATCAGTAAGGGcttgtgttctttttttaatCTTGTAGATTTATaagttttcttttattgtttccttaaaaaaaaatccatttttaTGCCATGTTAGAATAATCCGCCGTGAGGATAGCCGATTGTTGGCTGCTAGGGAAGGGATTAGATCATAGATTAGGGAGACATTATATTAGGGGAGACTAGAGAAGGGAACTAAGAACTATATctattcttcttgcttgattacaatggGTATTGcgccctcctttatataggagcCGGCCTTAACAATCTAaaactaacaaatcttatctctaacaaaTCTAATCTGATCCCCAATCAACCCGGCGTTATAGCAGTGCTGCTACAATACCCGcctgtgaacagtaattccagccCATAACACTATGGATGCACCTTCTTTGCTGTTTATTCCTTGTATTGGCAATATTGTTATCCTCAAAACTCCCCTACCTTTAGAACAAAGCCAGGGGGACATCTCTCTCCCcgtggtcgagttttttttaatactgtTATCCTTAAAACAATCTATGGGGTCATTGACAGTTAGCATATAAACTGAGGAAAGGAACTCATTTACAGGTAGCCACCGTGGGAAGAAATACTGGACTATCTATAAATGATGAACACTTGATTGAACAGAAAAGGTAAGGCACTGCTACTTGTTTGTTAGGACTGTGATCTGGCTGGTGTTAGTTGATTAATTCATGTGTAAGGAATCAATATGATGTTCCTTTTGTAGTTCAAACATCATAAAATCCTCGGTTCAGCATATTGTTCCCTCACTGACTGCTGAAGTTGTAAACCCAAACATGACCCTGGAACACGATGTTACACCAGTGTCAAAGTTCACTGATGTGCAAGATGCAAGAGTGGAGGACTCGAGCAAAACATTGCCAGGTACTATTGAAGTGCCAAAAGTTATTGATGTGAAGGGGGAGGGACATGGTAACAGGCAAACTAGTTCCCTACAGTCACCAAGACAAAAAATAAATGTCAATTGGTCGAAACCTGCCAGTAAATCTGTGGCAGAAGATCTTCTAGAATCTCAAGGTTCAACAAAAAATGTTACAATTattgtcttggatgatgatattgatgAGAGAGGCAAAGAGCTGGAACATTTAGAGGTTCTTGATCAAGGGGttcagaataaaaataaaagtgcATTATCTTTAGGGCTGGTTGACCTGAACTGTGCTGAACTACAACAAGAGGGACTTCTCCATTTGGATGACTCATCGATTCAAAGGATGCCAGATCAGGTGAGGATAAGAAAATTGGCTCCACTGTGATGTTTTTCCTTGGCAGTTTGTCATGTGTCCAAATTCCCCATGTCTCGCCAATTAATTGATAATTAATTTCTCGGTGATGTAAATTATTTATTTGGGTAATGTATAATCGTATCCTTCATTCTAAAAGAGGCAAAGTTTTGTTTTCATTCCAGTTTATTTGCGATTGTGGGTAGGTGGTTTCACAAACTGCATTTTACATTTCCCCCTAATTTGAACCACCACATTGTTTACTAGCTTGAATTATTTCCGTTGGTATAGACTGTGCTATAGTTACAAAGAAAATCTTATCAGTGCATACGTTTGTGACTCGGGTGATCTGAAACATTTTCTCACTTCTCGCAGGATCTATTTGGTAATGCTCGAAAGCAAATGTCTCAACCAATTGAAAGGATGTTTTTCACAAAGGAGAAAGATGCTATCCATGGTAAACAACAGCAGCACGAAGGAAGCTCGACCATGCATACTCCACACTCAAATTTCTTTGACCTGACTCCACCGTGGAACACTGGGAGTTTCAAGGGACCAAGGAGCTTGCCTTCAGAACTGAAGTTCAGAATAATGGATAAGGTTCCTGAATTCAATTTAGACCTCAGCTTGGATAGTCTCCAAGACAGTAGCGTGTCTACTCGGAGGAGCAATAAGTTGTTTCCTGGAGGCACCTCCAGTGGATCTCGTAAGCTGACAGAAAAGCTTGGTACATACTCCTACAAAAGGCACTCGGCTCCCTGgtcagaagaagagttggattTTCTTTGGATTGGAGTTAGGAGGTATGGTATAAACAATTGGAATGCAATGCTAAGGGATACACGGCTACGGTTCTCAAACTCAAGAATGCCTGAGGACCTTGCTAAGCAATGGGACAAAGAACAAAAGAAGCTTCTGGGTGTAGATCTCCTTCAATCAATCAAAGCATCTGCTCTGGGTCCTGCACCACCTCCACTTATAGCGGAAGATTATCCTGGTAGTGCTTCGTGCTCTGGATGCTCAAAGTCGCCATTTCTTGCAGCTCAAACGGACCTTTCATTGGGTGATGTCTATCTCCGGAACGCTCGTGCATCAGAGAGAGGTCAGCATCATTTATCAAGCTTGGGCATGCTGAACCTTCATGGAATTGACGGTGGGCGAAGAAATCTG
Coding sequences:
- the LOC133920096 gene encoding uncharacterized protein LOC133920096, whose translation is MSSKVMITYKRKRVTSRVHTADDTVLNSSSAASSSSSVVVSSLPPKLEAHAENNEINKDNFPTSIKHQGVCKSMQQNIKEELAKQSTCEPEKGQKELQLCESLPQKEHPEICCATILSTAGTHDNNLQCTDDTNNPIPVSSSVCDPMHVDGMTNCTEGSNTCALVDIHSHQEPKDSVRLGQCKNRFSPLLTFRRRVKKKINLDKPAEENCSPDNDKQCSTLTCSPPSLQLNATPLLRHIGGKSSDIEDKVATVGRNTGLSINDEHLIEQKSSNIIKSSVQHIVPSLTAEVVNPNMTLEHDVTPVSKFTDVQDARVEDSSKTLPGTIEVPKVIDVKGEGHGNRQTSSLQSPRQKINVNWSKPASKSVAEDLLESQGSTKNVTIIVLDDDIDERGKELEHLEVLDQGVQNKNKSALSLGLVDLNCAELQQEGLLHLDDSSIQRMPDQDLFGNARKQMSQPIERMFFTKEKDAIHGKQQQHEGSSTMHTPHSNFFDLTPPWNTGSFKGPRSLPSELKFRIMDKVPEFNLDLSLDSLQDSSVSTRRSNKLFPGGTSSGSRKLTEKLGTYSYKRHSAPWSEEELDFLWIGVRRYGINNWNAMLRDTRLRFSNSRMPEDLAKQWDKEQKKLLGVDLLQSIKASALGPAPPPLIAEDYPGSASCSGCSKSPFLAAQTDLSLGDVYLRNARASERGQHHLSSLGMLNLHGIDGGRRNLSPGGFPGASSSHGRTAGRRRRASKFHNSYYESKSHWFQEPSERAPQLLPINQPQISSLPQWLTKDAETGTSRINPEMWPSMLPPGHFAGQPRDSLRAVSLFSDDVKPHFLPDASLKRTMKRNADWRSFSKRLFRTGDALDLNQEAAAIAGPNASDTGASSEETVSDS